One window of the Cohnella hashimotonis genome contains the following:
- a CDS encoding response regulator transcription factor, translating into MKVMIAEDEILVRLGLRKTIPWAKLGMDLVCEAQDGEEAYEQFKRHLPDIVLVDIEMPKMDGLQFVRYAKGKRADARFVMLTCHQDMKYLREAIQLQVHDFILKSTLDMDELCGILQSLALDLAREKEAAAALAGRTAIEAPAPDAASAREAEERGFYGAPEGARAAAPLEVLPETALKLRKPLATSLESLRFADARRQLRELGQALREPPLAHPHVVKNMMTELLFRSWSACDELLAGQQAADHLLVDRIYASERLEDATELLAAELERLEQALALTNSDGDKAKIVLLIKQYIKTHLDRDITLQEIANAFYINSSYLSRLFKEVSSMSFTEFVVHEKTEQAIVMMRNGKSLTEISDKLGYLNLSSFTRMFKKARGASPSRYLKG; encoded by the coding sequence ATGAAAGTCATGATCGCCGAAGACGAAATCCTGGTCAGGCTCGGCCTGCGCAAAACGATCCCGTGGGCCAAGCTCGGCATGGATCTCGTCTGCGAGGCGCAGGACGGAGAAGAAGCCTACGAGCAGTTCAAGCGCCATCTGCCCGATATCGTGCTGGTGGACATCGAGATGCCGAAGATGGACGGCCTTCAGTTCGTGCGCTACGCCAAAGGAAAGCGGGCGGACGCCCGGTTCGTCATGCTGACGTGCCATCAGGACATGAAGTATTTGCGGGAAGCGATCCAGCTTCAGGTGCACGACTTCATCCTGAAGTCCACGCTGGACATGGACGAGCTATGCGGGATTCTGCAAAGCCTGGCGCTCGACCTGGCGCGTGAAAAGGAAGCCGCCGCCGCGCTTGCGGGACGGACCGCGATCGAAGCGCCTGCGCCGGATGCGGCCTCCGCGCGGGAAGCGGAGGAGCGCGGGTTTTACGGCGCGCCGGAGGGAGCGCGCGCGGCGGCGCCGCTTGAGGTACTGCCGGAGACGGCGCTGAAGTTGCGCAAGCCGCTTGCCACCAGCCTGGAGTCGCTGCGCTTCGCCGACGCCAGGCGGCAGCTCCGGGAGCTCGGGCAGGCGCTTCGCGAGCCGCCGTTGGCGCATCCCCATGTCGTCAAAAACATGATGACCGAGCTCCTGTTCCGCTCCTGGTCCGCCTGCGACGAGCTGCTGGCCGGCCAACAGGCGGCGGATCATCTGCTCGTCGACCGGATCTATGCGTCCGAACGGCTTGAAGATGCCACGGAGCTGCTCGCCGCGGAGCTGGAACGGCTGGAACAAGCGCTCGCGCTGACGAACTCGGACGGCGACAAAGCCAAGATCGTCTTGCTGATCAAGCAATATATCAAGACCCACCTGGACCGGGACATCACGCTGCAGGAGATCGCGAACGCCTTTTACATCAACAGCAGTTACTTAAGCAGACTGTTCAAGGAAGTCAGCAGCATGAGCTTCACCGAGTTCGTCGTGCACGAGAAAACGGAGCAAGCCATCGTCATGATGAGAAACGGGAAAAGCCTGACCGAAATCTCCGACAAGCTCGGTTATCTGAACCTGAGCTCGTTCACCCGCATGTTCAAAAAAGCGCGCGGCGCTTCTCCCTCCCGCTACCTCAAAGGATAA